The Gossypium hirsutum isolate 1008001.06 chromosome D07, Gossypium_hirsutum_v2.1, whole genome shotgun sequence genome includes the window CTGGAGTGGCTGTTTTTGGAGAAATACATTCTAGAGTTAGGGATGTTAAGGCTTGAGTTTTGTTTTAGGGTTCATTTTTTGGTATTTGAGTGAGATGTAAAATCAGGTTCCGGAATATAGTCAGAAAATGTATCATGCATCTCATGTGAGGCAGTGATGCATAACAATATAGACGTTTTTCCTTATGTTTTTTTAGGTAGATTTTATGTTCTGTAATGGCTCTGGCAAAGTTGTGGGTTCTTTCTTGTCAGGCAtgctttgtttgttttttttttttttactttatcttCCATTATTTGGGTTTATCTTTCAGTCAGAATGTATCTGAGAGATTCTTGTTCATTTATTAGAGTGAAACATTGAAAGGGATACACCCATATAGGGTCCCTCTAAATAAGTTACGGATATATGCTGATTCTTTTCCCTACAAAATTTTGAGCCAACAGTGTAGAAATTTTCTTCCTGAAATGCTGAAATGAATTATTGGAATTGATTTTCGACATTAAATATGGAAGCCATATTTGTAATTAATGTGGGTTTCATAATGTTTTTGTATATCACATTGCATTGCTTGAGCTTTTAGTATGGGGGCATATGTGTACATATCCTTACATGTTTGCTCTGTTTGTGTATTATTTGAATCCAGCAAGGATCTTACTGAAAGTTGGTCCATCATTTTCTTCCAACACTTGAAATTATTTTACTCTTTTCCGATAACTCAGAAGCATTGCTTGCAACAACCCAACACCATAACCACATGGACAATCATATGAGAGGTGGTCGCTGCTCTTGCTGTCTGACCATATCACAACTTGATGCTTAATCAAAAACCAACCACCTCATCTGAGGGTCCTTTTGTCTTTCTTAGTCTCTGTCCAATGCATGCCTTGGAGATGTAGTATGATTCAAGTTGTTCCCTTCCGGCATATTCAACCACcaattatgtttatattttgatagtgCCACCTTAAAGGGAGACCATTTGGCTTGCTGCTTTCATTGActatattttattctttgttgttTCTCATTGAAATTGAAAGGAGCAAACAATCTAAAATACCACATTCTCATACATATTCCCATTATTCAAGACATTATAATAAGAGATTGTAAGGTTGgaatcaatcaatttatttattttctttattttgcaacctgcaaattttgaaaaaattccaaCCCTAAAAAGCTACACAAGGGCAGGGATAAAGCGATATTTAGTCTCTAAACTTATCATTTCTTCTCAACTTAgtctttaaacttttttttgtccacATTAGTCCTTGAACTTTATAACTTTTTCCAATTCTAGTCTATGATGTGACactctaatataaaattataatttcttaatAATGATCATGTGGTACAATCTCAAGTATTATATCatcacatgaaccaaaattagaAAAAGTTGTCAAGAGCTTAATGTAGACCAAAACAATTTAGAgaacaaattgaaaaataattgtctagtttagaaattaaaaattaccTCACCCCAAATGATTATATAGGTGGGGAAAAGGAAAGTAATGGGGGAAGGGCAATAGGCCGAAAATCAACCCCTTTGAAAGAGCTAGGCCCATCGACTCCGAAAAGAAAAGGCATGAagcaattattaaaataaatttggtgGTAGTGGTGGTGCTGATTAGAAGATGACTGGTCTGGTTGGTAGCATCCACCATTGATGCTTCACCTTTCATGTCGTTGTCCATGCGCGGGGATTTGCTCCTAATCTTAATGATTTGGTCGAAGTAGCCACTGCACTGTTGTCCCTCCAAAGTCTCAAAAAATTTTGCCTCTTTTTAACTTGTAACATATATCTTTATAAATGTTTGTGCATGAAATGAAGATCTTTTGTACTCCTACTTATCAACCCAATGTGTCATAACAGACAGAGAACTACAGATTGCAGAAGAAAGATAATCATGTTCCAATCCAAcatcgtatttgaatcttctcaTTGAAACGCAAAATTTGCTTCAACTTTACATAAAGGATGAAACAAAAACTTGTTGGTCTCAACAGTTCCAAGCAACATTTTTTTATCATGTATATTTGGGCTATAAATACAACTGAAAACCTGTTGCTCAAAGCAGCATCCCAGTAATCCTTAAAAAGATTAAACCCCAAATGTGATGTTTAGCGAACCATTTAATCtctcattttcttctcctctttttatatttatttagccATGGATTCCACTATGGGTTCCACTGTGGATTCCACTACCTTTATCTGATCCTGAAATCAGTCCTTCTCtcctcatcttttcttctttaGATTTCCTACAAAATATCACCCAAGAATTCATTTCCAAAGCTATGCATATACCTACCAATGTTGACAAGCACAAACAATACCCCAGCTTAGCATAGGACCTGCCTTCCCCCATAACTTCAAAGCCCTGGAAAACATTCACAACCCCGAGCACCACACAAGAGTACCCAACAAAATGGTGGTAGGATTTCCAGTACTTCCTGAATTTATGTGTAGTCTTAGGCCTAAACAGCAGAGCAAGTGTTTGAAGAGCCCCCAAGCAAAACGCTGCGAATCCAAGCTTTCTATGGAGTCCATACGTCACTCCTGGTGACATGGCTCCCATCCGGATCCCAATTGCAAACCCCACTGTTCCCAGGAAAAATGCTGACAATTGGATACCTGAATGGACGTAAAACCACGTAGGTCCTAGTGCTTGTACGTGGCGTAAGTACCGTGCCGTGACAGCGCCCATCGGTAGTAATAAGCCCCAGGAGATGGCGTTAAGGATTCCGTGAACAAGTTTGAGCATGTCTACGTTGTTGTGCTGTGTAGCAGCTGAGCCAGACAAGACATCAAATGTAGTGATCGAGGAAAGGTCGTTAGATGTTGTGGGATGGATGGTTGGGGAGTAGCCTTGGACATACAGTCCTCTGTTCCAAACATGGTGAATTTTGGTCTTGTTTGGTACAAGTTTCACCGTGGCATAAATTTGAACAGTAGCACCATTGTGTATAGTAGCCATCTTGCCACCATACAATGTAGCCGATGAAGATATCAAGTTGATATCAAGTGGGCGAGAGAGGAGTGGTGATTTTTGGAGCTTGACAGATGGGTCAAGAATGTAAGGTAGTAGTACCAACTGGCCAGAATTAGGGTCAGGAAATGCAACGAGGGCGCGTGTGCCGGTCATTTCCGCGGACGTCGGATTGATACCCCACCCGACCCAACCGGAAGGCGAAATGAAAGTGCCGAAGAAGCAAAGGTCTAATGTGGCATTATGGGGATGGAATGTCCAAGCAATAGAGGCTTGTTGTGTGGGGAGTGTCGTACATTTTTGGAAAGTCTTGGTGGCGGTGGTGGTGCTGCAATGACCTGAAAATGCAGTGTTTAGATgggaaatgaaaaggaaaatgaagaaGAGAAAGCCCATGGTTGTGGACACAAGAACAGGGTGAGGCTTGAATGTGGAAAGGGGAGCTTTTGTTTTAACATTTATGAGAATGGTGGTAAGGTTTTGTTGGGGGCAAAGAAAGTGGTGTGTCATGATTGTTATTGAGCCAATTATGAAAATGTTGCAAAAGTGCTTAACTTTGAAGTTAAGACTCTATCAAATTTAGGGTTTGGTAGGTCTTGAGGATAAGATgtgatttttatataatataaagtcAAGGCTGATCTCGTATTGTTAATTAATACTTAATGTTGTAttttaaaactcaagtttggTTATATTTGGCATCTTACTTGTGTTGGTAATCTGTAAGGTAATAAATTTTCTGTTTAACGattgaattatttataaatgaatcCACAAaactttataataatttatattcacTCCAAACATTCCATTGTTAATCTTCCATAGTAGGATGTTTGGTTGAAAATTGTGTGTGTAGTGATGTTCTTGGCGTTGAAGCAAAGTTGAAATGAGAGAAAAGATATGGTTACTGGGTTTGCTTTCCTCTCcacttaataaaaattttggaagcATCTTTTTCATCATTATGGATAGCGATTTCTTAAATATTAGTGTAAGAAATGTCCATAAAGGTAGGGCTGCAACTCCACTCTGATTCATTTGTAAGGAACAATCATCCTTTGCAAGTGGGAACCTCCTTTTAATCACAAAACTCCTATTCAATCACTTTCCCTTTGATTTGTTCCACttacatatatattaaagaattgaattaaatcaactctgtataattatatttttaaaagaataattaaaaagACATCCttctattaaaatggtaaaaatattcAACCCATTAAAATCGTTAAAATAACtttacaattttctttttttataaaccatatatgattttaatatttaatgttttttaactttatattaaaaattaaatacatattaattattaattattaattaattatatttagaaataaatataatatattgatACATCAATTCATGAAAGATGTCACTAATTTGGGTTCAAATGCTTACAATTTTCCTTTACGCATCTTGCATTCGTCACCCGCCACCCTTTTTTGTGCTTCTTTAACACTCACGCCAATAAAGATGACCCGCTTGCCTTGCCTTGGCTTTGGTCCCTTTGTTGTTTACCTCCATTTTACGCAAAGgagaaaataaaaatgtattgagatttattatgtgcgattaaaatatatatgtgtctTCGAATCCCACTAGAAATTGTTgttatatatctattttaattcatttagttaatttttaattttgattctttaattctatttttgtaattattcctGATTTGCATTGTAAtagtttaattttgtattttataatggttaatttaattctatattaaGTGGTTATTTGGACATGTAATTATACTttcaaaaagaaattatatttaaCGTCTatgaacatttaaaaaaaattaacattcatAAAAACCCTTTCatattaatatgtgattttttaaaatataaatggaaGTTACAATTTTACTTTTCTAATTATTGCACATATATCATCCAAATATTTGACCAACCTTGGTTGTTCATAAATTTGCTCCTGTTTTCTTGGTTCATTTCATGTTTGTCAATTCACTATATAAGTATTGATGACGTAGAAAACAACAAACTGAATAGCAGAGAATTTCAAGTAAAACTCACACTAAAATAGTGCGATGATATGCTTAGTAACTTGAGAGTTGATGTTCAACTTAAATATTTGAACCATGGAAAATATTGGGACCTGACAGGTAAGTTGACAGGAAATTGATTAGTCCCAGTTACTCAACATTCTGACCTGACAGTGGATGAATCTGAGGAATGTTATTTGAAACTGAACTCCCAGCTTACCACACATGATTGAAACTCGTTTGATTACCCAATGGCACCAGTACACCAAATATAATCATTTGCTCGTTAACATAtttgatgtgaccacgccccaagccccatcaagtcctcgtcttgattccctcgagcttccaaagggaccaatgacccgagctaggtccaagcgatttcatgaagttgtttcagctttgttgttcaagttttggaaggagaatcagcttgttgaagatgaggaagctcgatccaactccttgaagaaaccatgcaccttagtgcaagctaatttcagctccattttagcttttctagctcgtttcaactccgaccagctcaattgagctcatttcagctcaatcgagctcaatttagctacaattcagctcatttattttattggttgaataattaaagtattttattaacttagtttaagttattacagctcataattatgttttgatttatttcatgtttttaaagttgtcttagccgaatttaatatgtttagcttaagactttatttttgtctattttaaatttatgtgttaattaatatatctattttaattaatttgttcatgtttcatgtaggtacagccgaatgtggagattcattcaagctaggtgcatgaacgtctacttacaatgcatgatgtgggaacacaattaaagatgattcatgaatgggctggttcaatgaacgtaaggatgatgcatgaatgatttaatacaatgaatggaagaatgcatgaatgttcacttacatgcatcggttgctgtccattgatctcctaagtacctattcggccaaaaagcatctcttggagtgtccattcacaccttggccgaacctagacatgtccattgctctcccatacattcaccaagccttcaagttcatttccttagccatgaaactgcccattgaagtaccattcagctgaatttggacatagcctttaaagatacatttctagattagtttaattcaattaaagccgaatttacttagtctatttggctatctaatgtaatctataaatagttcttttctctttgtaaaaaggttacagaatttgatcaattaaacttaatagaacttttgttcttgtgaggttacctcctctcttctttcgttcgagtctcgttctaacttatctagctcgctagtggcgtcaacctgacttcttgaacttatcaccatcctggtgtggcgttcatccacctttttatacctttggttcctacctctctataggtaacgggtcaaggtccatcttcgacaatccattaaacccaccttaagcaatataagtcccggggcaatacttcatatagtattgaatcgttcttcgcttgagttctatttttccattccattttaactattaaattataaacaatatttctttatttcaccgagcctatcaaacatctatccaaaccatcttttgaacccattttctcaacttccgctataaaaaatcatctaactccatctatctacaaaatcgaacaaacttctcgtcgacgatcgggcaatcaagtgaatcgactcaatcaaccgagccggatcacatcaatatTCTGCCAAGATGTCTGAAACTGGAATGCTCAGCTCCCAAGGCTGCATTGAAGGGTTGTAACTTGTGGAATAAGCAATCATGCTGTCATTATAATGGCGGAAAGCCACTAGAGCTTGAGATCCAATCATGCCTCTTCCTATTGGGTTTATTGCCTATGCAATCCATCCCCTTGGAATCTGGGTAGCTCGATATGCAATCTGAACTTTCCCGCTCAGTTGACTGTAGTTCCAGTGTAATGATGCTTGAAGAACTGGGAGATCAGTGCATGAACCAAACAGTTGGTTACCTGGAAAAACGTAATTCAGTAGTTGGAGCAAGATTGGGCCGAGGAATTGAAAACCAGACATGTGAAAGTGCAGAGCAGCAAGATTATATTAGTGTTTTTAGCCATGAAATATGGTGAATATTAGGGTTTGGTGATGGGAGTGATGAAGAGTTGGGAATGTTAGTGTTGGTTCATATACGTTCTCAGGTCTCAACTCTCAACTCTCAACATCTTC containing:
- the LOC107955025 gene encoding cytochrome b561 and DOMON domain-containing protein At2g04850, which translates into the protein MTHHFLCPQQNLTTILINVKTKAPLSTFKPHPVLVSTTMGFLFFIFLFISHLNTAFSGHCSTTTATKTFQKCTTLPTQQASIAWTFHPHNATLDLCFFGTFISPSGWVGWGINPTSAEMTGTRALVAFPDPNSGQLVLLPYILDPSVKLQKSPLLSRPLDINLISSSATLYGGKMATIHNGATVQIYATVKLVPNKTKIHHVWNRGLYVQGYSPTIHPTTSNDLSSITTFDVLSGSAATQHNNVDMLKLVHGILNAISWGLLLPMGAVTARYLRHVQALGPTWFYVHSGIQLSAFFLGTVGFAIGIRMGAMSPGVTYGLHRKLGFAAFCLGALQTLALLFRPKTTHKFRKYWKSYHHFVGYSCVVLGVVNVFQGFEVMGEGRSYAKLGYCLCLSTLVGICIALEMNSWVIFCRKSKEEKMRREGLISGSDKGSGIHSGTHSGIHG